A single genomic interval of Apteryx mantelli isolate bAptMan1 chromosome 21, bAptMan1.hap1, whole genome shotgun sequence harbors:
- the CLIC3 gene encoding chloride intracellular channel protein 3, with protein sequence MAEKPQIQLFVKASEDGESMGHCPFCQRLFMVLLLKGVPFTLTTVDVKRALDVLKDFAPGAQLPVLLYNGEPKTDTSIIEDFLEEQLRPPMFPSLNPRYKESRLAGNDVFHKFSTFIKNPVPAQDEALQRSLLKALLKLDEYLKAPLEHELARDPRLPVSQRRFLDGDQLTLADCNLLPKLNIVQVVCQHYRRFGIPKDLQGVWRYLNNAKETKEFKYTCPNEEEIVQAYHSVVRPPQ encoded by the exons ATGGCTGAGAAACCCCAAATCCAGCTCTTTGTCAAG GCAAGCGAGGATGGGGAGAGCATGGGCCACTGCCCCTTCTGCCAGCGGCTCTTCATGGTGCTGCTGCTCAAAGGGGTGCCCTTCACCCTCACCACCGTGGATGTGAAGAG GGCACTGGACGTGCTGAAGGACTTTGCCCCAGGGGCCCAGCTGCCTGTGCTGCTCTACAATGGTGAGCCCAAGACCGACACCAGCATCATCGAGGACTTCCTGGAGGAACAGCTGAGGCCTCCCAT GTTCCCCAGCCTCAACCCACGGTACAAGGAGTCAAGGTTGGCCGGGAACGATGTCTTCCACAAGTTCTCCACCTTCATCAAGAACCCGGTGCCTGCCCAGGATGAGG cactgcagcggAGCCTGCTGAAGGCCCTCCTGAAGCTGGATGAGTACCTGAAAGCCCCCCTGGAGCACGAGTTGGCCCGTGACCCGCGCCTCCCAGTTTCCCAGCGCCGCTTCCTGGATGGCGACCAGCTCACATTAGCTGACTGCAACCTACTGCCCAAGCTCAACATCGTTCAG GTTGTGTGTCAGCATTACCGCCGCTTTGGGATCCCCAAGGATCTGCAGGGCGTGTGGCGCTACCTCAACAATGCCAAGGAAACCAAGGAGTTCAAATACACCTGCCCCAACGAGGAGGAGATAGTGCAGGCCTATCACTCCGTGGTTCGGCCTCCACAGTGA
- the PAXX gene encoding protein PAXX isoform X2, producing the protein MAPPLRSAPPQQQRHLRAGGAAGCGPRTRCPRDAAGGARGGRLAAWQWLPQTPKAPGGAAAAVPGKRPAPRGGPCPFRRRHGGAGGALPCPARGAAPLPLLLPPRARRRRRRHRVISQSTLCLSEDHSTKISKALEHGVASLSLHDDGRVTLQLQEEAWCSTFDLFKLPFTEARTQLQALMFGLVGCVKNLEKRLEVVGTLGSSCSPEKNAAQSQQLFMPADPNSRKNRGAGSTLPAKRRVPGESLINPGFKKRHHVEWTSKTPDLCCPIPRQLSYREGFQPHLRLVMVLLHPGPPEPLATGCERLSSLMISQRDEQGSQDPGTGTGSWQVSGEQIHGWCFGRTFLGGWSLGGDSRGGYFPLLLSLLAGPPMYLTWHELVGFLKNFYVMM; encoded by the exons AtggcgccgccgctccgctccgctccgccgcagCAGCAGCGCCACCTgcgggccgggggagccgcggggtgCGGGCCGAGGACGCGGTGCCCCCGGGACGCggctgggggagcccggggcGGCCGCCTCGCGGCCTGGCAGTGGCTCCCCCAGACGCCGAAGGCCCCCGGCGGTGCCGCGGCCGCCGTCCCGGGGAAGCGGCCTGCTCCCCGCGGCGGGCCCTGCCCCttccgccgccgccatggcggagccggcggggcccTTCCGTGTCCTGCTCGCGGGGCCGCTCCGCTACCTCTGCTActgccgccccgggcccggcgccggcgccggcgccacCGTGTA ATATCTCAGAGTACGCTGTGCCTGTCAGAGGACCACAGCACGAAGATCAG CAAGGCCTTGGAGCATGGGGTGGCCTCCTTGAGTCTGCACGATGATGGCAGGGTTACgctgcagctccaggaggaggCCTGGTGCTCGACTTTTGATCTCTTCAAGTTGCCCTTCACTGAGGCAAGGACCCAGCTCCAGGCACTGATGTTCGGCTTGGTGGGTTGTGTCAAGAACCTGGAGAAACGTCTTGAAG TGGTGGGCACTCTGGGGTCTTCGTGCAGTCCTGAGAAGAACGCTGCCCAGAGCCAGCAGCTCTTCATGCCAG CAGATCCAAACTCCAGGAAGAACAGAGGTGCTGGCTCAACTTTGCCAGCCAAGAGGAGGGTCCCGGGAGAGTCTCTCATTAATCCTGGTTTCAAAAA AAGGCACCATGTGGAGTGGACTTCGAAGACTCCTGACCTGTGCTGTCCCATCCCCCGACAACTGTCCTACAGGGAGGGTTTTCAACCACATCTGAGGCTGGTAATGGTTTTACTGCACCCTGGACCTCCTGAGCCTCTTGCTACAGGGTGTGAGCGATTGTCTTCCCTCATGATCAGCCAAAGAGATGAACAGGGCAGCCAGGACCCAGGGACTGGAACCGGCTCCTGGCAGGTCTCGGGGGAGCAGATCCATGGTTGGTGCTTTGGGAGGACCTTTTTGGGGGGATGGAGTCTGGGAGGTGACAGTAGGGGTGGATATTTTCCCCTACTGCTTTCCCTGCTGGCAGGGCCACCCATGTACCTCACTTGGCATGAATTGGTGGGGTTTTTAAAGAACTTTTATGTCATGATGTAA
- the PAXX gene encoding protein PAXX isoform X4, which yields MAPPLRSAPPQQQRHLRAGGAAGCGPRTRCPRDAAGGARGGRLAAWQWLPQTPKAPGGAAAAVPGKRPAPRGGPCPFRRRHGGAGGALPCPARGAAPLPLLLPPRARRRRRRHRVISQSTLCLSEDHSTKISKALEHGVASLSLHDDGRVTLQLQEEAWCSTFDLFKLPFTEARTQLQALMFGLVGCVKNLEKRLEVVGTLGSSCSPEKNAAQSQQLFMPDPNSRKNRGAGSTLPAKRRVPGESLINPGFKKRHHVEWTSKTPDLCCPIPRQLSYREGFQPHLRLVMVLLHPGPPEPLATGCERLSSLMISQRDEQGSQDPGTGTGSWQVSGEQIHGWCFGRTFLGGWSLGGDSRGGYFPLLLSLLAGPPMYLTWHELVGFLKNFYVMM from the exons AtggcgccgccgctccgctccgctccgccgcagCAGCAGCGCCACCTgcgggccgggggagccgcggggtgCGGGCCGAGGACGCGGTGCCCCCGGGACGCggctgggggagcccggggcGGCCGCCTCGCGGCCTGGCAGTGGCTCCCCCAGACGCCGAAGGCCCCCGGCGGTGCCGCGGCCGCCGTCCCGGGGAAGCGGCCTGCTCCCCGCGGCGGGCCCTGCCCCttccgccgccgccatggcggagccggcggggcccTTCCGTGTCCTGCTCGCGGGGCCGCTCCGCTACCTCTGCTActgccgccccgggcccggcgccggcgccggcgccacCGTGTA ATATCTCAGAGTACGCTGTGCCTGTCAGAGGACCACAGCACGAAGATCAG CAAGGCCTTGGAGCATGGGGTGGCCTCCTTGAGTCTGCACGATGATGGCAGGGTTACgctgcagctccaggaggaggCCTGGTGCTCGACTTTTGATCTCTTCAAGTTGCCCTTCACTGAGGCAAGGACCCAGCTCCAGGCACTGATGTTCGGCTTGGTGGGTTGTGTCAAGAACCTGGAGAAACGTCTTGAAG TGGTGGGCACTCTGGGGTCTTCGTGCAGTCCTGAGAAGAACGCTGCCCAGAGCCAGCAGCTCTTCATGCCAG ATCCAAACTCCAGGAAGAACAGAGGTGCTGGCTCAACTTTGCCAGCCAAGAGGAGGGTCCCGGGAGAGTCTCTCATTAATCCTGGTTTCAAAAA AAGGCACCATGTGGAGTGGACTTCGAAGACTCCTGACCTGTGCTGTCCCATCCCCCGACAACTGTCCTACAGGGAGGGTTTTCAACCACATCTGAGGCTGGTAATGGTTTTACTGCACCCTGGACCTCCTGAGCCTCTTGCTACAGGGTGTGAGCGATTGTCTTCCCTCATGATCAGCCAAAGAGATGAACAGGGCAGCCAGGACCCAGGGACTGGAACCGGCTCCTGGCAGGTCTCGGGGGAGCAGATCCATGGTTGGTGCTTTGGGAGGACCTTTTTGGGGGGATGGAGTCTGGGAGGTGACAGTAGGGGTGGATATTTTCCCCTACTGCTTTCCCTGCTGGCAGGGCCACCCATGTACCTCACTTGGCATGAATTGGTGGGGTTTTTAAAGAACTTTTATGTCATGATGTAA
- the PAXX gene encoding protein PAXX isoform X3, which translates to MAPPLRSAPPQQQRHLRAGGAAGCGPRTRCPRDAAGGARGGRLAAWQWLPQTPKAPGGAAAAVPGKRPAPRGGPCPFRRRHGGAGGALPCPARGAAPLPLLLPPRARRRRRRHRVISQSTLCLSEDHSTKISKALEHGVASLSLHDDGRVTLQLQEEAWCSTFDLFKLPFTEARTQLQALMFGLVGCVKNLEKRLEAVVGTLGSSCSPEKNAAQSQQLFMPDPNSRKNRGAGSTLPAKRRVPGESLINPGFKKRHHVEWTSKTPDLCCPIPRQLSYREGFQPHLRLVMVLLHPGPPEPLATGCERLSSLMISQRDEQGSQDPGTGTGSWQVSGEQIHGWCFGRTFLGGWSLGGDSRGGYFPLLLSLLAGPPMYLTWHELVGFLKNFYVMM; encoded by the exons AtggcgccgccgctccgctccgctccgccgcagCAGCAGCGCCACCTgcgggccgggggagccgcggggtgCGGGCCGAGGACGCGGTGCCCCCGGGACGCggctgggggagcccggggcGGCCGCCTCGCGGCCTGGCAGTGGCTCCCCCAGACGCCGAAGGCCCCCGGCGGTGCCGCGGCCGCCGTCCCGGGGAAGCGGCCTGCTCCCCGCGGCGGGCCCTGCCCCttccgccgccgccatggcggagccggcggggcccTTCCGTGTCCTGCTCGCGGGGCCGCTCCGCTACCTCTGCTActgccgccccgggcccggcgccggcgccggcgccacCGTGTA ATATCTCAGAGTACGCTGTGCCTGTCAGAGGACCACAGCACGAAGATCAG CAAGGCCTTGGAGCATGGGGTGGCCTCCTTGAGTCTGCACGATGATGGCAGGGTTACgctgcagctccaggaggaggCCTGGTGCTCGACTTTTGATCTCTTCAAGTTGCCCTTCACTGAGGCAAGGACCCAGCTCCAGGCACTGATGTTCGGCTTGGTGGGTTGTGTCAAGAACCTGGAGAAACGTCTTGAAG CAGTGGTGGGCACTCTGGGGTCTTCGTGCAGTCCTGAGAAGAACGCTGCCCAGAGCCAGCAGCTCTTCATGCCAG ATCCAAACTCCAGGAAGAACAGAGGTGCTGGCTCAACTTTGCCAGCCAAGAGGAGGGTCCCGGGAGAGTCTCTCATTAATCCTGGTTTCAAAAA AAGGCACCATGTGGAGTGGACTTCGAAGACTCCTGACCTGTGCTGTCCCATCCCCCGACAACTGTCCTACAGGGAGGGTTTTCAACCACATCTGAGGCTGGTAATGGTTTTACTGCACCCTGGACCTCCTGAGCCTCTTGCTACAGGGTGTGAGCGATTGTCTTCCCTCATGATCAGCCAAAGAGATGAACAGGGCAGCCAGGACCCAGGGACTGGAACCGGCTCCTGGCAGGTCTCGGGGGAGCAGATCCATGGTTGGTGCTTTGGGAGGACCTTTTTGGGGGGATGGAGTCTGGGAGGTGACAGTAGGGGTGGATATTTTCCCCTACTGCTTTCCCTGCTGGCAGGGCCACCCATGTACCTCACTTGGCATGAATTGGTGGGGTTTTTAAAGAACTTTTATGTCATGATGTAA
- the PAXX gene encoding protein PAXX isoform X1, protein MAPPLRSAPPQQQRHLRAGGAAGCGPRTRCPRDAAGGARGGRLAAWQWLPQTPKAPGGAAAAVPGKRPAPRGGPCPFRRRHGGAGGALPCPARGAAPLPLLLPPRARRRRRRHRVISQSTLCLSEDHSTKISKALEHGVASLSLHDDGRVTLQLQEEAWCSTFDLFKLPFTEARTQLQALMFGLVGCVKNLEKRLEAVVGTLGSSCSPEKNAAQSQQLFMPADPNSRKNRGAGSTLPAKRRVPGESLINPGFKKRHHVEWTSKTPDLCCPIPRQLSYREGFQPHLRLVMVLLHPGPPEPLATGCERLSSLMISQRDEQGSQDPGTGTGSWQVSGEQIHGWCFGRTFLGGWSLGGDSRGGYFPLLLSLLAGPPMYLTWHELVGFLKNFYVMM, encoded by the exons AtggcgccgccgctccgctccgctccgccgcagCAGCAGCGCCACCTgcgggccgggggagccgcggggtgCGGGCCGAGGACGCGGTGCCCCCGGGACGCggctgggggagcccggggcGGCCGCCTCGCGGCCTGGCAGTGGCTCCCCCAGACGCCGAAGGCCCCCGGCGGTGCCGCGGCCGCCGTCCCGGGGAAGCGGCCTGCTCCCCGCGGCGGGCCCTGCCCCttccgccgccgccatggcggagccggcggggcccTTCCGTGTCCTGCTCGCGGGGCCGCTCCGCTACCTCTGCTActgccgccccgggcccggcgccggcgccggcgccacCGTGTA ATATCTCAGAGTACGCTGTGCCTGTCAGAGGACCACAGCACGAAGATCAG CAAGGCCTTGGAGCATGGGGTGGCCTCCTTGAGTCTGCACGATGATGGCAGGGTTACgctgcagctccaggaggaggCCTGGTGCTCGACTTTTGATCTCTTCAAGTTGCCCTTCACTGAGGCAAGGACCCAGCTCCAGGCACTGATGTTCGGCTTGGTGGGTTGTGTCAAGAACCTGGAGAAACGTCTTGAAG CAGTGGTGGGCACTCTGGGGTCTTCGTGCAGTCCTGAGAAGAACGCTGCCCAGAGCCAGCAGCTCTTCATGCCAG CAGATCCAAACTCCAGGAAGAACAGAGGTGCTGGCTCAACTTTGCCAGCCAAGAGGAGGGTCCCGGGAGAGTCTCTCATTAATCCTGGTTTCAAAAA AAGGCACCATGTGGAGTGGACTTCGAAGACTCCTGACCTGTGCTGTCCCATCCCCCGACAACTGTCCTACAGGGAGGGTTTTCAACCACATCTGAGGCTGGTAATGGTTTTACTGCACCCTGGACCTCCTGAGCCTCTTGCTACAGGGTGTGAGCGATTGTCTTCCCTCATGATCAGCCAAAGAGATGAACAGGGCAGCCAGGACCCAGGGACTGGAACCGGCTCCTGGCAGGTCTCGGGGGAGCAGATCCATGGTTGGTGCTTTGGGAGGACCTTTTTGGGGGGATGGAGTCTGGGAGGTGACAGTAGGGGTGGATATTTTCCCCTACTGCTTTCCCTGCTGGCAGGGCCACCCATGTACCTCACTTGGCATGAATTGGTGGGGTTTTTAAAGAACTTTTATGTCATGATGTAA
- the PAXX gene encoding protein PAXX isoform X7 yields MAEPAGPFRVLLAGPLRYLCYCRPGPGAGAGATVYVTDGQEVWAGELAARPLLGRISQSTLCLSEDHSTKISKALEHGVASLSLHDDGRVTLQLQEEAWCSTFDLFKLPFTEARTQLQALMFGLVGCVKNLEKRLEVVGTLGSSCSPEKNAAQSQQLFMPDPNSRKNRGAGSTLPAKRRVPGESLINPGFKKRHHVEWTSKTPDLCCPIPRQLSYREGFQPHLRLVMVLLHPGPPEPLATGCERLSSLMISQRDEQGSQDPGTGTGSWQVSGEQIHGWCFGRTFLGGWSLGGDSRGGYFPLLLSLLAGPPMYLTWHELVGFLKNFYVMM; encoded by the exons atggcggagccggcggggcccTTCCGTGTCCTGCTCGCGGGGCCGCTCCGCTACCTCTGCTActgccgccccgggcccggcgccggcgccggcgccacCGTGTA TGTCACCGacgggcaggaggtctgggccgGGGagctcgccgcccgcccgctgctCGGCCGC ATATCTCAGAGTACGCTGTGCCTGTCAGAGGACCACAGCACGAAGATCAG CAAGGCCTTGGAGCATGGGGTGGCCTCCTTGAGTCTGCACGATGATGGCAGGGTTACgctgcagctccaggaggaggCCTGGTGCTCGACTTTTGATCTCTTCAAGTTGCCCTTCACTGAGGCAAGGACCCAGCTCCAGGCACTGATGTTCGGCTTGGTGGGTTGTGTCAAGAACCTGGAGAAACGTCTTGAAG TGGTGGGCACTCTGGGGTCTTCGTGCAGTCCTGAGAAGAACGCTGCCCAGAGCCAGCAGCTCTTCATGCCAG ATCCAAACTCCAGGAAGAACAGAGGTGCTGGCTCAACTTTGCCAGCCAAGAGGAGGGTCCCGGGAGAGTCTCTCATTAATCCTGGTTTCAAAAA AAGGCACCATGTGGAGTGGACTTCGAAGACTCCTGACCTGTGCTGTCCCATCCCCCGACAACTGTCCTACAGGGAGGGTTTTCAACCACATCTGAGGCTGGTAATGGTTTTACTGCACCCTGGACCTCCTGAGCCTCTTGCTACAGGGTGTGAGCGATTGTCTTCCCTCATGATCAGCCAAAGAGATGAACAGGGCAGCCAGGACCCAGGGACTGGAACCGGCTCCTGGCAGGTCTCGGGGGAGCAGATCCATGGTTGGTGCTTTGGGAGGACCTTTTTGGGGGGATGGAGTCTGGGAGGTGACAGTAGGGGTGGATATTTTCCCCTACTGCTTTCCCTGCTGGCAGGGCCACCCATGTACCTCACTTGGCATGAATTGGTGGGGTTTTTAAAGAACTTTTATGTCATGATGTAA
- the PAXX gene encoding protein PAXX isoform X5: protein MAEPAGPFRVLLAGPLRYLCYCRPGPGAGAGATVYVTDGQEVWAGELAARPLLGRISQSTLCLSEDHSTKISKALEHGVASLSLHDDGRVTLQLQEEAWCSTFDLFKLPFTEARTQLQALMFGLVGCVKNLEKRLEAVVGTLGSSCSPEKNAAQSQQLFMPADPNSRKNRGAGSTLPAKRRVPGESLINPGFKKRHHVEWTSKTPDLCCPIPRQLSYREGFQPHLRLVMVLLHPGPPEPLATGCERLSSLMISQRDEQGSQDPGTGTGSWQVSGEQIHGWCFGRTFLGGWSLGGDSRGGYFPLLLSLLAGPPMYLTWHELVGFLKNFYVMM from the exons atggcggagccggcggggcccTTCCGTGTCCTGCTCGCGGGGCCGCTCCGCTACCTCTGCTActgccgccccgggcccggcgccggcgccggcgccacCGTGTA TGTCACCGacgggcaggaggtctgggccgGGGagctcgccgcccgcccgctgctCGGCCGC ATATCTCAGAGTACGCTGTGCCTGTCAGAGGACCACAGCACGAAGATCAG CAAGGCCTTGGAGCATGGGGTGGCCTCCTTGAGTCTGCACGATGATGGCAGGGTTACgctgcagctccaggaggaggCCTGGTGCTCGACTTTTGATCTCTTCAAGTTGCCCTTCACTGAGGCAAGGACCCAGCTCCAGGCACTGATGTTCGGCTTGGTGGGTTGTGTCAAGAACCTGGAGAAACGTCTTGAAG CAGTGGTGGGCACTCTGGGGTCTTCGTGCAGTCCTGAGAAGAACGCTGCCCAGAGCCAGCAGCTCTTCATGCCAG CAGATCCAAACTCCAGGAAGAACAGAGGTGCTGGCTCAACTTTGCCAGCCAAGAGGAGGGTCCCGGGAGAGTCTCTCATTAATCCTGGTTTCAAAAA AAGGCACCATGTGGAGTGGACTTCGAAGACTCCTGACCTGTGCTGTCCCATCCCCCGACAACTGTCCTACAGGGAGGGTTTTCAACCACATCTGAGGCTGGTAATGGTTTTACTGCACCCTGGACCTCCTGAGCCTCTTGCTACAGGGTGTGAGCGATTGTCTTCCCTCATGATCAGCCAAAGAGATGAACAGGGCAGCCAGGACCCAGGGACTGGAACCGGCTCCTGGCAGGTCTCGGGGGAGCAGATCCATGGTTGGTGCTTTGGGAGGACCTTTTTGGGGGGATGGAGTCTGGGAGGTGACAGTAGGGGTGGATATTTTCCCCTACTGCTTTCCCTGCTGGCAGGGCCACCCATGTACCTCACTTGGCATGAATTGGTGGGGTTTTTAAAGAACTTTTATGTCATGATGTAA
- the PAXX gene encoding protein PAXX isoform X6 encodes MAPPLRSAPPQQQRHLRAGGAAGCGPRTRCPRDAAGGARGGRLAAWQWLPQTPKAPGGAAAAVPGKRPAPRGGPCPFRRRHGGAGGALPCPARGAAPLPLLLPPRARRRRRRHRVISQSTLCLSEDHSTKISKALEHGVASLSLHDDGRVTLQLQEEAWCSTFDLFKLPFTEARTQLQALMFGLVGCVKNLEKRLEAVVGTLGSSCSPEKNAAQSQQLFMPADPNSRKNRGAGSTLPAKRRVPGESLINPGFKNKKAPCGVDFEDS; translated from the exons AtggcgccgccgctccgctccgctccgccgcagCAGCAGCGCCACCTgcgggccgggggagccgcggggtgCGGGCCGAGGACGCGGTGCCCCCGGGACGCggctgggggagcccggggcGGCCGCCTCGCGGCCTGGCAGTGGCTCCCCCAGACGCCGAAGGCCCCCGGCGGTGCCGCGGCCGCCGTCCCGGGGAAGCGGCCTGCTCCCCGCGGCGGGCCCTGCCCCttccgccgccgccatggcggagccggcggggcccTTCCGTGTCCTGCTCGCGGGGCCGCTCCGCTACCTCTGCTActgccgccccgggcccggcgccggcgccggcgccacCGTGTA ATATCTCAGAGTACGCTGTGCCTGTCAGAGGACCACAGCACGAAGATCAG CAAGGCCTTGGAGCATGGGGTGGCCTCCTTGAGTCTGCACGATGATGGCAGGGTTACgctgcagctccaggaggaggCCTGGTGCTCGACTTTTGATCTCTTCAAGTTGCCCTTCACTGAGGCAAGGACCCAGCTCCAGGCACTGATGTTCGGCTTGGTGGGTTGTGTCAAGAACCTGGAGAAACGTCTTGAAG CAGTGGTGGGCACTCTGGGGTCTTCGTGCAGTCCTGAGAAGAACGCTGCCCAGAGCCAGCAGCTCTTCATGCCAG CAGATCCAAACTCCAGGAAGAACAGAGGTGCTGGCTCAACTTTGCCAGCCAAGAGGAGGGTCCCGGGAGAGTCTCTCATTAATCCTGGTTTCAAAAA CAAGAAGGCACCATGTGGAGTGGACTTCGAAGACTCCTGA
- the TMEM141 gene encoding transmembrane protein 141 isoform X3: protein MVNLGLRRVEDSVAAKHPALQQYAACQSHAFMKGIGTFVAGTGAAFALQKLLNKKLPYTLQWNLLLSVVAGSLASYVVTRAETQKCSDFWIFLETGKSPQDRAMADRMSQPPENLSSPESRETVAPLKIHTKTGSPILPLSPSTIAWAFLGVGASFLWGFFFLA from the exons aTGGTGAACCTGGGGCTCCGCCGGGTGGAGGACAGCGTCGCCGCCAAGCACCCG GCGCTGCAGCAGTACGCGGCCTGCCAGTCCCACGCCTTCATGAAGGGCATCGGCACCTTCGTGGCAG GCACTGGCGCGGCTTTCGCCCTGCAGAAGCTGCTGAACAAGAAGCTGCCGTACACCCTGCAGTGGAACCTGTTGCTGTCCGTGG TTGCAGGATCCCTTGCCAGCTATGTGGTAACCAGAGCTGAGACACAGAAATGCTCTgacttctggattttcctggagaCAGGCAAGTCCCCACAGGACCGTGCCATGGCTGACAGGATGTCTCAGCCCCCAG AAAATCTGTCCAGCCCAGAGAGCAGAGAGACTGTGGCACCGCTG aAGATCCACACGAAGACTGGGAGTCCCATCCTGCCCCTGTCCCCCTCAACCATTGCTTGGGCCTTTCTTGGTGTGGGAGCATCTttcctgtggggttttttttttttggcctaa
- the TMEM141 gene encoding transmembrane protein 141 isoform X2: MVNLGLRRVEDSVAAKHPALQQYAACQSHAFMKGIGTFVAGTGAAFALQKLLNKKLPYTLQWNLLLSVVAGSLASYVVTRAETQKCSDFWIFLETGKSPQDRAMADRMSQPPENLSSPESRETVAPLLCLHPFLSAQPAAACETGGGCSTAPMSPAVVRVWWRRDCHPPRWPL; the protein is encoded by the exons aTGGTGAACCTGGGGCTCCGCCGGGTGGAGGACAGCGTCGCCGCCAAGCACCCG GCGCTGCAGCAGTACGCGGCCTGCCAGTCCCACGCCTTCATGAAGGGCATCGGCACCTTCGTGGCAG GCACTGGCGCGGCTTTCGCCCTGCAGAAGCTGCTGAACAAGAAGCTGCCGTACACCCTGCAGTGGAACCTGTTGCTGTCCGTGG TTGCAGGATCCCTTGCCAGCTATGTGGTAACCAGAGCTGAGACACAGAAATGCTCTgacttctggattttcctggagaCAGGCAAGTCCCCACAGGACCGTGCCATGGCTGACAGGATGTCTCAGCCCCCAG AAAATCTGTCCAGCCCAGAGAGCAGAGAGACTGTGGCACCGCTG CTCTGTCTTCACCCCTTCCTGTCTGCACAACCTGCCGCTGCCTGTGAGACTGGTGGGGGTTGTAGTACAGCCCCCATGAGTCCAGCTGTGGTGAGAGTGTGGTGGAGGCGAGATTGCCACCCTCCCAGGTGGCCTCTAT aA
- the TMEM141 gene encoding transmembrane protein 141 isoform X1: MVNLGLRRVEDSVAAKHPALQQYAACQSHAFMKGIGTFVAGTGAAFALQKLLNKKLPYTLQWNLLLSVVAGSLASYVVTRAETQKCSDFWIFLETGKSPQDRAMADRMSQPPENLSSPESRETVAPLLCLHPFLSAQPAAACETGGGCSTAPMSPAVVRVWWRRDCHPPRWPLSRPSLTCLNGDGLSPSAVLPLGVSSLPT; encoded by the exons aTGGTGAACCTGGGGCTCCGCCGGGTGGAGGACAGCGTCGCCGCCAAGCACCCG GCGCTGCAGCAGTACGCGGCCTGCCAGTCCCACGCCTTCATGAAGGGCATCGGCACCTTCGTGGCAG GCACTGGCGCGGCTTTCGCCCTGCAGAAGCTGCTGAACAAGAAGCTGCCGTACACCCTGCAGTGGAACCTGTTGCTGTCCGTGG TTGCAGGATCCCTTGCCAGCTATGTGGTAACCAGAGCTGAGACACAGAAATGCTCTgacttctggattttcctggagaCAGGCAAGTCCCCACAGGACCGTGCCATGGCTGACAGGATGTCTCAGCCCCCAG AAAATCTGTCCAGCCCAGAGAGCAGAGAGACTGTGGCACCGCTG CTCTGTCTTCACCCCTTCCTGTCTGCACAACCTGCCGCTGCCTGTGAGACTGGTGGGGGTTGTAGTACAGCCCCCATGAGTCCAGCTGTGGTGAGAGTGTGGTGGAGGCGAGATTGCCACCCTCCCAGGTGGCCTCTAT CAAGGCCCTCTCTCACCTGCCTAAATGGAGATGGCCTGAGCCCTTCAGCAGTGCTGCCTCTAGGAGTGTCATCTCTGCCTACATAA